A window of Hevea brasiliensis isolate MT/VB/25A 57/8 chromosome 14, ASM3005281v1, whole genome shotgun sequence contains these coding sequences:
- the LOC131173095 gene encoding uncharacterized protein LOC131173095: MKSIAKEIWDALVITHEGTSQVKENKMDSLIYQYELFKMKSNEIISQIYDRFIEIIGGIKSLGKTLKNEELVKKILRSLSKEWLFKVTSLKDSKDLSKVQLDELLRNLIDYEMTLKRKRIRKMLFQNKKFIPKRNFKKDKGESSKRDPPICYECNKSSHIRMDCPKLKKPSKKFKKKALKATWDESCHSEDEEIGDEVAILSLLDLKLKEELAKMCFMIMEESSNEVTLGDDVVEFFYDELINALKIIHDELKLSHKKNKLLKKELVSLRKENEISSKDARPLDNDMQKSLNELSLGNEKLRNEIVKLKTSLSKFAKGKDKLDVILASQRSFSIKYGLGYSKFAQVWLKSSKFESKWYLDSGCSRRPAHASMDLLTNLNKDEIVDRLPKIKFQKNNVCDASSWGISNKAYRVFNKKILVVKESMHVVFDEGNPFGPRKNVSCNDDVVGDFDDLALEDPQSSKDQDQLKEDPLKALGDDEVELQE, from the exons ATGAAGTCTATCGCAAAGGAGATTTGGGATGCCTTGGTGATTACTCATGAGGGCACTAGTCAAGTAAAGGAGAACAAGATGGATTCCCTAATCTATCAATATGAGTTATTCAAGATGAAATCAAATGAGATTATAAGTCAAATATATGATAGATTTATAGAGATAATTGGTGGAATCAAATCCCTTGGGAAGACATTAAAAAATGAGGAGCTAGTAAAGAAGATTCTTAGAAGTCTTTCTAAGGAGTGGCTATTTAAAGTAACCTCACTCAAGGATTCTAAAGACTTGAGCAAGGTACAACTTGATGAACTTTTGAGAAATCTCATTGACTATGAGATGACTCTCAAAAGAAA GAGAATAAGGAAGATGCTCTTTCAAAATAAGAAGTTCATTCCAAAAAGAAACTTCAAGAAGGATAAGGGTGAGAGTAGTAAAAGGGATCCTCCCATATGCTATGAATGCAACAAGTCGAGTCACATTAGAATGGATTGTCCCAAGTTAAAAAAGCCCTCCAAGAAGTTCAAGAAAAAGGCACTCAAAGCAACATGGGATGAATCATGTCACTCTGAAGATGAGGAGATTGGTGATGAAGTTGCCATCCTTAGCTTACTTGATTTGAAGCTCAAGGAAGAAC TTGCCAAAATGTGCTTTATGATAATGGAGGAAAGCTCTAACGAGGTAACTTTAGGTGATGATGTTGTTGAATTTTTTTATGATGAACTTATTAATGCTCTTAAAATCATTCATGATGAACTTAAGTTGAGTCATAAGAAAAATAAACTTTTGAAAAAGGAACTAGTTAGTTTAAGGAAGGAGAATGAGATCTCATCTAAGGATGCTAGACCTTTAGATAATGATATGCAAAAATCCTTAAATGAGCTCTCTTTAGGAAATGAGAAGTTAAGAAATGAAATTGTTAAGTTAaaaacttctctttccaaatttgctaAAGGGAAGGATAAACTTGATGTAATTTTGgcctctcaaaggtcttttagcATCAAGTATGGACTTGGCTATAGCAAATTTGCCCAA GTGTGGTTGAAATCCTCGAAGTTTGAGAGTAAATGGTACTTAGATAGTGGATGTTCAAG AAGGCCTGCACATGCTAGCATGGATCTTCTTACAAACTTGAACAAGGATGAGATAGTTGATAGGCTTCCAAAGATTAAGTTTCAAAAGAACAATGTGTGTGAT GCATCTTCTTGGGGTATATCTAATAAAGCATATAGAGTCTTCAACAAGAAAATCTTAGTTGTTAAGGAGTCaatgcatgttgtatttgatgaagGTAATCCCTTTGGTCCTAGAAAGAATGTTTCTTGTAATGATGATGTTGTAGGTGACTTTGATGACTTAGCCCTTGAAGATCCTCAATCTAGTAAAGATCAAGATCAACTCAAGGAAGATCCATTGAAGGCTTTAGGAGATGATGAGGTTGAGCTTCAAGAGTAA
- the LOC110649563 gene encoding trihelix transcription factor ENAP2 isoform X2 gives MDAIRSFHISTRPPSAPGGGGGGGGGGREDCWSEGATETLIEAWGDRYVKVNRGNLRQKDWKEVADTVNARQNGVKPGKTDVQCKNRIDTLKKKYKQEKAKPAPSKWPFYYRLDSLIGVNATVNPKKKPANAVTFTVKSKPELYPGVSNSTEASLDDEKDEDDDDLGFDERAIKKQHRMEDVDFSDGAACRELARAILKFGEIYERIESSKQQQIVELEKQRMEFTKELEFERMNMFMDAQMELEKKSLKRAKHTSSGSETVSSVCIGAVLQGPVYQC, from the exons ATGGACGCCATCCGGTCCTTCCATATCTCCACCCGTCCCCCCTCCGCACCCGGCGGAGGAGGCGGCGGTGGAGGAGGAGGCCGCGAAGACTGTTGGAGCGAAGGTGCGACGGAGACCCTAATAGAGGCGTGGGGAGACCGTTACGTTAAAGTCAACCGGGGAAATCTCCGTCAGAAGGACTGGAAAGAAGTGGCTGACACAGTAAACGCCCGTCAAAACGGCGTCAAGCCAGGGAAAACGGACGTCCAGTGCAAGAACCGGATCGATACGTTGAAGAAGAAGTATAAGCAAGAGAAAGCCAAACCCGCTCCATCTAAATGGCCGTTTTATTACCGTCTCGATTCCCTCATCGGGGTTAACGCTACCGTCAACCCCAAAAAGAAGCCGGCCAACGCCGTAACATTCACAGTGAAATCGAAGCCGGAGCTCTATCCAGGAGTCTCAAATTCTACGGAGGCATCGTTGGACGACGAGAAAGATGAGGACGATGATgatttagggtttgatgaaaGAGCTATAAAGAAGCAGCATCGAATGGAGGATGTTGATTTCTCCGATGGAGCTGCCTGTAGGGAATTAGCGAGAGCTATATTGAAGTTTGGGGAGATATATGAGAGAATAGAGAGCTCTAAGCAGCAGCAAATAGTGGAGCTAGAGAAGCAGAGAATGGAGTTCACTAAGGAACTAGAATTCGAAAGGATGAACATGTTCATGGATGCCCAAATGGAGCTTGAAAAGAAGTCTTTGAAGCGCGCGAAACACACCTCTTCTGGTTcag AAACTGTTTCATCTGTGTGCATTGGAGCAGTATTGCAGGGGCCTGTGTATCAGTGTTAA
- the LOC110649563 gene encoding trihelix transcription factor ENAP2 isoform X3: MDAIRSFHISTRPPSAPGGGGGGGGGGREDCWSEGATETLIEAWGDRYVKVNRGNLRQKDWKEVADTVNARQNGVKPGKTDVQCKNRIDTLKKKYKQEKAKPAPSKWPFYYRLDSLIGVNATVNPKKKPANAVTFTVKSKPELYPGVSNSTEASLDDEKDEDDDDLGFDERAIKKQHRMEDVDFSDGAACRELARAILKFGEIYERIESSKQQQIVELEKQRMEFTKELEFERMNMFMDAQMELEKKSLKRAKHTSSGSGKKL, translated from the exons ATGGACGCCATCCGGTCCTTCCATATCTCCACCCGTCCCCCCTCCGCACCCGGCGGAGGAGGCGGCGGTGGAGGAGGAGGCCGCGAAGACTGTTGGAGCGAAGGTGCGACGGAGACCCTAATAGAGGCGTGGGGAGACCGTTACGTTAAAGTCAACCGGGGAAATCTCCGTCAGAAGGACTGGAAAGAAGTGGCTGACACAGTAAACGCCCGTCAAAACGGCGTCAAGCCAGGGAAAACGGACGTCCAGTGCAAGAACCGGATCGATACGTTGAAGAAGAAGTATAAGCAAGAGAAAGCCAAACCCGCTCCATCTAAATGGCCGTTTTATTACCGTCTCGATTCCCTCATCGGGGTTAACGCTACCGTCAACCCCAAAAAGAAGCCGGCCAACGCCGTAACATTCACAGTGAAATCGAAGCCGGAGCTCTATCCAGGAGTCTCAAATTCTACGGAGGCATCGTTGGACGACGAGAAAGATGAGGACGATGATgatttagggtttgatgaaaGAGCTATAAAGAAGCAGCATCGAATGGAGGATGTTGATTTCTCCGATGGAGCTGCCTGTAGGGAATTAGCGAGAGCTATATTGAAGTTTGGGGAGATATATGAGAGAATAGAGAGCTCTAAGCAGCAGCAAATAGTGGAGCTAGAGAAGCAGAGAATGGAGTTCACTAAGGAACTAGAATTCGAAAGGATGAACATGTTCATGGATGCCCAAATGGAGCTTGAAAAGAAGTCTTTGAAGCGCGCGAAACACACCTCTTCTGGTTcag GGAAGAAGTTATAG
- the LOC110649563 gene encoding trihelix transcription factor ENAP2 isoform X1, producing MDAIRSFHISTRPPSAPGGGGGGGGGGREDCWSEGATETLIEAWGDRYVKVNRGNLRQKDWKEVADTVNARQNGVKPGKTDVQCKNRIDTLKKKYKQEKAKPAPSKWPFYYRLDSLIGVNATVNPKKKPANAVTFTVKSKPELYPGVSNSTEASLDDEKDEDDDDLGFDERAIKKQHRMEDVDFSDGAACRELARAILKFGEIYERIESSKQQQIVELEKQRMEFTKELEFERMNMFMDAQMELEKKSLKRAKHTSSGSVCMHSPKGFWWVNLFLYPFHYYHLQSVLILGSAIMA from the exons ATGGACGCCATCCGGTCCTTCCATATCTCCACCCGTCCCCCCTCCGCACCCGGCGGAGGAGGCGGCGGTGGAGGAGGAGGCCGCGAAGACTGTTGGAGCGAAGGTGCGACGGAGACCCTAATAGAGGCGTGGGGAGACCGTTACGTTAAAGTCAACCGGGGAAATCTCCGTCAGAAGGACTGGAAAGAAGTGGCTGACACAGTAAACGCCCGTCAAAACGGCGTCAAGCCAGGGAAAACGGACGTCCAGTGCAAGAACCGGATCGATACGTTGAAGAAGAAGTATAAGCAAGAGAAAGCCAAACCCGCTCCATCTAAATGGCCGTTTTATTACCGTCTCGATTCCCTCATCGGGGTTAACGCTACCGTCAACCCCAAAAAGAAGCCGGCCAACGCCGTAACATTCACAGTGAAATCGAAGCCGGAGCTCTATCCAGGAGTCTCAAATTCTACGGAGGCATCGTTGGACGACGAGAAAGATGAGGACGATGATgatttagggtttgatgaaaGAGCTATAAAGAAGCAGCATCGAATGGAGGATGTTGATTTCTCCGATGGAGCTGCCTGTAGGGAATTAGCGAGAGCTATATTGAAGTTTGGGGAGATATATGAGAGAATAGAGAGCTCTAAGCAGCAGCAAATAGTGGAGCTAGAGAAGCAGAGAATGGAGTTCACTAAGGAACTAGAATTCGAAAGGATGAACATGTTCATGGATGCCCAAATGGAGCTTGAAAAGAAGTCTTTGAAGCGCGCGAAACACACCTCTTCTGGTTcag TATGTATGCATTCACCCAAAGGTTTCTGGTGGGTCAACTTATTCCTGTACCCTTTCCATTACTATCATCTTCAGTCTGTTCTAATACTTGGATCTGCAATCATGGCTTAA